The following proteins come from a genomic window of Miscanthus floridulus cultivar M001 chromosome 2, ASM1932011v1, whole genome shotgun sequence:
- the LOC136539978 gene encoding uncharacterized protein isoform X2, which translates to MSGKGKRRSARLLKLEEQKNDGDSTAVCLLDPWQIIRNSISGPSARGKRKRNEEIQGEASCSHQEPVYAANTNNLPSQSSVGQIIEYILDELELRDRHELFAMPDDIQVTDYAELVSRPGDFATLRQKNKDGMYTALEQFENDVYMVFQKAITMNSQDTVPFREAMALLDQAKLVFMSLKSNQMFSESELAAWRQRHADQLQQPITPEGREGGGRGPSRHAAAPPLQPSAATPRKRSAAETKKQENANTGGGNTPENQRGRQRGARESKATPPGKKARKGIKRCRKPALFLTDTEMYLADTLFRSMGDAAGAATAGFKGGAGPVATRRLTYTDEASADRGWRAIAATPVFQGRHVTLSDQPQEQTFRGSLQRFVRHAGLKARVAAEFRTLECVSRARHSPVPHCWNGFAPSAGFLPPSPRPPGAATPEARPSSSDQQAAAPECKLETDEVLKLFVLMGTPAAFLSRAKKMFGHDEPEEESAAKEGQSTKAAYDARARADAATAAETGHGKKSSASEPSSGAACGPFAPPKLVPGRLGFGQFAASSARPFKLKSKPSASNASGKKKVS; encoded by the exons ATGTCTGGAAAAGGGAAGAGGCGAAGTGCTAGATTGTTGAAGCTGGAGGAGCAGAAGAACGACGGCGACTCCACCGCCGTCTGCCTCCTTGATCCCTGGCAGATAATCCGGAACAGCATTTCCGGTCCGAGCGCGCgagggaaaagaaaaaggaatgAAGAAATCCAG GGAGAAGCTTCATGTAGCCACCAGGAGCCAGTATATGCAGCCAACACCA ATAACTTACCAAGCCAAAGCTCAGTAGGACAGATCATTGAATATATCCTCGACGAGTTGGAGCT GAGAGACAGGCATGAGTTGTTTGCAATGCCAGATGACATACAG GTGACTGATTATGCAGAGCTGGTGAGCAGGCCCGGTGACTTTGCAACATTGAGACAGAAGAACAAGGATGGCATGTACACAGCACTGGAGCAATTTGAG AACGATGTTTACATGGTGTTCCAGAAAGCGATAACGATGAACAGCCAGGACACCGTGCCTTTCAGAGAG GCCATGGCACTGCTAGATCAAGCCAAGCTGGTGTTCATGTCCCTGAAGAGCAACCAGATGTTCTCGGAGTCGGAGCTGGCGGCGTGGCGCCAGAGGCACGCGGACCAGCTGCAGCAGCCGATCACGCCGGAGGGGAGAGAGGGCGGCGGCAGAGGCCCATCACGTCACGCAGCTGCGCCGCCGTTGCAGCCGTCCGCCGCCACGCCGAGGAAGAGGAGCGCCGCCGAGACGAAGAAGCAGGAGAATGCCAACACCGGAGGCGGCAACACTCCGGAGAAccagagagggaggcagcgcggtgCCAGGGAGAGCAAGGCCACGCCGCCGGGAAAGAAGGCGAGAAAAGGTATCAAGCGCTGCCGTAAGCCAGCGCTGTTTCTGACTGACACTGAAATGTACTTAGCTGACACGCTGTTCCGATCCATGGGAGACGCAGCAGGAGCAGCAACGGCAGGCTTTAAAGGCGGCGCCGGCCCGGTGGCGACAAGGAGGCTCACTTACACCGACGAAGCTTCAGCCGATCGAGGCTGGCGGGCGATAGCGGCGACGCCGGTCTTCCAAGGCCGGCACGTTACACTCAGCGAT CAGCCGCAGGAGCAGACGTTCCGAGGCAGCCTGCAGCGCTTCGTGCGGCACGCGGGGCTCAAGGCGCGCGTGGCCGCCGAGTTCAGGACGCTCGAGTGCGTGTCGCGGGCCAGGCACAGCCCCGTGCCGCATTGCTGGAACGGCTTCGCTCCCAGCGCCGGTTTCCTCCCGCCGTCGCCTCGACCTCCGGGCGCCGCCACCCCGGAGGCGCGGCCGTCGTCGTCAGATCAGCAGGCGGCGGCACCAGAGTGCAAGCTGGAGACGGACGAGGTGCTCAAGCTCTTCGTGCTCATGGGCACGCCCGCCGCGTTCTTGAGCAGAGCCAAGAAAATGTTCGGCCATGATGAGCCAGAGGAGGAGAGCGCAGCGAAGGAGGGGCAATCGACCAAGGCTGCCTACGACGCTCGGGCGCGCGCTGACGCTGCAACGGCAGCCGAGACTGGGCACGGGAAGAAGAGCAGCGCGAGCGAGCCATCATCGGGCGCCGCGTGCGGGCCGTTCGCGCCGCCCAAGTTGGTCCCCGGCCGACTGGGCTTCGGCCAGTTCGCGGCCTCTTCAGCACGTCCGTTCAAGCTCAAGTCCAAGCCTTCGGCGTCGAATGCTTCCGGCAAGAAGAAAGTTTCGTGA
- the LOC136539978 gene encoding uncharacterized protein isoform X5 codes for MYTALEQFENDVYMVFQKAITMNSQDTVPFREAMALLDQAKLVFMSLKSNQMFSESELAAWRQRHADQLQQPITPEGREGGGRGPSRHAAAPPLQPSAATPRKRSAAETKKQENANTGGGNTPENQRGRQRGARESKATPPGKKARKGIKRCRKPALFLTDTEMYLADTLFRSMGDAAGAATAGFKGGAGPVATRRLTYTDEASADRGWRAIAATPVFQGRHVTLSDQPQEQTFRGSLQRFVRHAGLKARVAAEFRTLECVSRARHSPVPHCWNGFAPSAGFLPPSPRPPGAATPEARPSSSDQQAAAPECKLETDEVLKLFVLMGTPAAFLSRAKKMFGHDEPEEESAAKEGQSTKAAYDARARADAATAAETGHGKKSSASEPSSGAACGPFAPPKLVPGRLGFGQFAASSARPFKLKSKPSASNASGKKKVS; via the exons ATGTACACAGCACTGGAGCAATTTGAG AACGATGTTTACATGGTGTTCCAGAAAGCGATAACGATGAACAGCCAGGACACCGTGCCTTTCAGAGAG GCCATGGCACTGCTAGATCAAGCCAAGCTGGTGTTCATGTCCCTGAAGAGCAACCAGATGTTCTCGGAGTCGGAGCTGGCGGCGTGGCGCCAGAGGCACGCGGACCAGCTGCAGCAGCCGATCACGCCGGAGGGGAGAGAGGGCGGCGGCAGAGGCCCATCACGTCACGCAGCTGCGCCGCCGTTGCAGCCGTCCGCCGCCACGCCGAGGAAGAGGAGCGCCGCCGAGACGAAGAAGCAGGAGAATGCCAACACCGGAGGCGGCAACACTCCGGAGAAccagagagggaggcagcgcggtgCCAGGGAGAGCAAGGCCACGCCGCCGGGAAAGAAGGCGAGAAAAGGTATCAAGCGCTGCCGTAAGCCAGCGCTGTTTCTGACTGACACTGAAATGTACTTAGCTGACACGCTGTTCCGATCCATGGGAGACGCAGCAGGAGCAGCAACGGCAGGCTTTAAAGGCGGCGCCGGCCCGGTGGCGACAAGGAGGCTCACTTACACCGACGAAGCTTCAGCCGATCGAGGCTGGCGGGCGATAGCGGCGACGCCGGTCTTCCAAGGCCGGCACGTTACACTCAGCGAT CAGCCGCAGGAGCAGACGTTCCGAGGCAGCCTGCAGCGCTTCGTGCGGCACGCGGGGCTCAAGGCGCGCGTGGCCGCCGAGTTCAGGACGCTCGAGTGCGTGTCGCGGGCCAGGCACAGCCCCGTGCCGCATTGCTGGAACGGCTTCGCTCCCAGCGCCGGTTTCCTCCCGCCGTCGCCTCGACCTCCGGGCGCCGCCACCCCGGAGGCGCGGCCGTCGTCGTCAGATCAGCAGGCGGCGGCACCAGAGTGCAAGCTGGAGACGGACGAGGTGCTCAAGCTCTTCGTGCTCATGGGCACGCCCGCCGCGTTCTTGAGCAGAGCCAAGAAAATGTTCGGCCATGATGAGCCAGAGGAGGAGAGCGCAGCGAAGGAGGGGCAATCGACCAAGGCTGCCTACGACGCTCGGGCGCGCGCTGACGCTGCAACGGCAGCCGAGACTGGGCACGGGAAGAAGAGCAGCGCGAGCGAGCCATCATCGGGCGCCGCGTGCGGGCCGTTCGCGCCGCCCAAGTTGGTCCCCGGCCGACTGGGCTTCGGCCAGTTCGCGGCCTCTTCAGCACGTCCGTTCAAGCTCAAGTCCAAGCCTTCGGCGTCGAATGCTTCCGGCAAGAAGAAAGTTTCGTGA
- the LOC136539977 gene encoding hydroxyacylglutathione hydrolase cytoplasmic-like, producing MKIIPVPCLEDNYAYLIVDESTKKAAAVDPVEPEKVLKAAGEVGAYVDCVLTTHHHWDHAGGNEKMRLQVPGIKVFGGSLDNVKGCTDQVENGTKLSLGKDIEILCLHTPCHTKGHISYYVTSKEEEDPAVFTGDTLFIAGCGKFFEGTAEQMYQSLIVTLGSLPKSTRVYCGHEYTVKNLKFILTVEPENEKTKQKLEWAEKQREANQPTVPSTIADEFEINTFMRVDLPEIQAKFGANSPVEALREVRKTKDNWKGGNEVYCRPML from the exons ATGAAGATCATCCCGGTCCCTTGCCTGGAGGACAACTATGCCTACCT AATCGTGGACGAGAGCACCAAGAAGGCGGCGGCCGTTGACCCTGTGGAACCGGAGAAGGTTCTCAAGGCGGCCGGCGAGGTTGGCGCCTACGTTGACTGCGTTCTCACCACCCATCACCACTG GGATCATGCTGGTGGCAATGAGAAGATGAGACTGCAGGTGCCAGGGATAAAGGTTTTTGGAGGATCACTGGACAATGTGAAAGGCTGCACTGATCAGGTGGAGAATGGAACGAAGTTGTCACTTGGGAAGGACATTGAGATACTATGCCTACACACGCCTTG CCACACTAAAGGTCATATTAGCTACTATGTTACTAGTAAGGAGGAGGAAGATCCAGCGGTCTTCACTGGAGATACCTTG TTCATTGCTGGTTGTGGGAAGTTTTTTGAGGGTACTGCAGAGCAAATGTATCAGTCCCTTATTGTTACACTGGGTTCGCTGCCAAAGTCAACTCGAGTTTACTGTGGGCATGAG TACACTGTGAAGAACCTAAAATTCATACTGACAGTCGAGCCAGAGAATGAGAAGACGAAACAGAAACTGGAATGGGCTGAAAAGCAGCGCGAAGCGAATCAGCCAACAGTGCCCTCGACTATAGCAGATGAGTTTGAGATAAATACATTCATGCGTGTTGATCTACCAGAAATACAG GCGAAATTCGGTGCCAACTCTCCAGTTGAAGCACTGAGAGAGGTCAGGAAGACCAAGGATAACTGGAAAG GTGGGAATGAGGTTTACTGCCGTCCAATGCTTTGA
- the LOC136539978 gene encoding uncharacterized protein isoform X1 — protein MSGKGKRRSARLLKLEEQKNDGDSTAVCLLDPWQIIRNSISGPSARGKRKRNEEIQLQGEASCSHQEPVYAANTNNLPSQSSVGQIIEYILDELELRDRHELFAMPDDIQVTDYAELVSRPGDFATLRQKNKDGMYTALEQFENDVYMVFQKAITMNSQDTVPFREAMALLDQAKLVFMSLKSNQMFSESELAAWRQRHADQLQQPITPEGREGGGRGPSRHAAAPPLQPSAATPRKRSAAETKKQENANTGGGNTPENQRGRQRGARESKATPPGKKARKGIKRCRKPALFLTDTEMYLADTLFRSMGDAAGAATAGFKGGAGPVATRRLTYTDEASADRGWRAIAATPVFQGRHVTLSDQPQEQTFRGSLQRFVRHAGLKARVAAEFRTLECVSRARHSPVPHCWNGFAPSAGFLPPSPRPPGAATPEARPSSSDQQAAAPECKLETDEVLKLFVLMGTPAAFLSRAKKMFGHDEPEEESAAKEGQSTKAAYDARARADAATAAETGHGKKSSASEPSSGAACGPFAPPKLVPGRLGFGQFAASSARPFKLKSKPSASNASGKKKVS, from the exons ATGTCTGGAAAAGGGAAGAGGCGAAGTGCTAGATTGTTGAAGCTGGAGGAGCAGAAGAACGACGGCGACTCCACCGCCGTCTGCCTCCTTGATCCCTGGCAGATAATCCGGAACAGCATTTCCGGTCCGAGCGCGCgagggaaaagaaaaaggaatgAAGAAATCCAG TTGCAGGGAGAAGCTTCATGTAGCCACCAGGAGCCAGTATATGCAGCCAACACCA ATAACTTACCAAGCCAAAGCTCAGTAGGACAGATCATTGAATATATCCTCGACGAGTTGGAGCT GAGAGACAGGCATGAGTTGTTTGCAATGCCAGATGACATACAG GTGACTGATTATGCAGAGCTGGTGAGCAGGCCCGGTGACTTTGCAACATTGAGACAGAAGAACAAGGATGGCATGTACACAGCACTGGAGCAATTTGAG AACGATGTTTACATGGTGTTCCAGAAAGCGATAACGATGAACAGCCAGGACACCGTGCCTTTCAGAGAG GCCATGGCACTGCTAGATCAAGCCAAGCTGGTGTTCATGTCCCTGAAGAGCAACCAGATGTTCTCGGAGTCGGAGCTGGCGGCGTGGCGCCAGAGGCACGCGGACCAGCTGCAGCAGCCGATCACGCCGGAGGGGAGAGAGGGCGGCGGCAGAGGCCCATCACGTCACGCAGCTGCGCCGCCGTTGCAGCCGTCCGCCGCCACGCCGAGGAAGAGGAGCGCCGCCGAGACGAAGAAGCAGGAGAATGCCAACACCGGAGGCGGCAACACTCCGGAGAAccagagagggaggcagcgcggtgCCAGGGAGAGCAAGGCCACGCCGCCGGGAAAGAAGGCGAGAAAAGGTATCAAGCGCTGCCGTAAGCCAGCGCTGTTTCTGACTGACACTGAAATGTACTTAGCTGACACGCTGTTCCGATCCATGGGAGACGCAGCAGGAGCAGCAACGGCAGGCTTTAAAGGCGGCGCCGGCCCGGTGGCGACAAGGAGGCTCACTTACACCGACGAAGCTTCAGCCGATCGAGGCTGGCGGGCGATAGCGGCGACGCCGGTCTTCCAAGGCCGGCACGTTACACTCAGCGAT CAGCCGCAGGAGCAGACGTTCCGAGGCAGCCTGCAGCGCTTCGTGCGGCACGCGGGGCTCAAGGCGCGCGTGGCCGCCGAGTTCAGGACGCTCGAGTGCGTGTCGCGGGCCAGGCACAGCCCCGTGCCGCATTGCTGGAACGGCTTCGCTCCCAGCGCCGGTTTCCTCCCGCCGTCGCCTCGACCTCCGGGCGCCGCCACCCCGGAGGCGCGGCCGTCGTCGTCAGATCAGCAGGCGGCGGCACCAGAGTGCAAGCTGGAGACGGACGAGGTGCTCAAGCTCTTCGTGCTCATGGGCACGCCCGCCGCGTTCTTGAGCAGAGCCAAGAAAATGTTCGGCCATGATGAGCCAGAGGAGGAGAGCGCAGCGAAGGAGGGGCAATCGACCAAGGCTGCCTACGACGCTCGGGCGCGCGCTGACGCTGCAACGGCAGCCGAGACTGGGCACGGGAAGAAGAGCAGCGCGAGCGAGCCATCATCGGGCGCCGCGTGCGGGCCGTTCGCGCCGCCCAAGTTGGTCCCCGGCCGACTGGGCTTCGGCCAGTTCGCGGCCTCTTCAGCACGTCCGTTCAAGCTCAAGTCCAAGCCTTCGGCGTCGAATGCTTCCGGCAAGAAGAAAGTTTCGTGA
- the LOC136539978 gene encoding uncharacterized protein isoform X3 — MSGKGKRRSARLLKLEEQKNDGDSTAVCLLDPWQIIRNSISGPSARGKRKRNEEIQLQGEASCSHQEPVYAANTNNLPSQSSVGQIIEYILDELELRDRHELFAMPDDIQVTDYAELVSRPGDFATLRQKNKDGMYTALEQFENDVYMVFQKAITMNSQDTVPFREAMALLDQAKLVFMSLKSNQMFSESELAAWRQRHADQLQQPITPEGREGGGRGPSRHAAAPPLQPSAATPRKRSAAETKKQENANTGGGNTPENQRGRQRGARESKATPPGKKARKAGAATAGFKGGAGPVATRRLTYTDEASADRGWRAIAATPVFQGRHVTLSDQPQEQTFRGSLQRFVRHAGLKARVAAEFRTLECVSRARHSPVPHCWNGFAPSAGFLPPSPRPPGAATPEARPSSSDQQAAAPECKLETDEVLKLFVLMGTPAAFLSRAKKMFGHDEPEEESAAKEGQSTKAAYDARARADAATAAETGHGKKSSASEPSSGAACGPFAPPKLVPGRLGFGQFAASSARPFKLKSKPSASNASGKKKVS; from the exons ATGTCTGGAAAAGGGAAGAGGCGAAGTGCTAGATTGTTGAAGCTGGAGGAGCAGAAGAACGACGGCGACTCCACCGCCGTCTGCCTCCTTGATCCCTGGCAGATAATCCGGAACAGCATTTCCGGTCCGAGCGCGCgagggaaaagaaaaaggaatgAAGAAATCCAG TTGCAGGGAGAAGCTTCATGTAGCCACCAGGAGCCAGTATATGCAGCCAACACCA ATAACTTACCAAGCCAAAGCTCAGTAGGACAGATCATTGAATATATCCTCGACGAGTTGGAGCT GAGAGACAGGCATGAGTTGTTTGCAATGCCAGATGACATACAG GTGACTGATTATGCAGAGCTGGTGAGCAGGCCCGGTGACTTTGCAACATTGAGACAGAAGAACAAGGATGGCATGTACACAGCACTGGAGCAATTTGAG AACGATGTTTACATGGTGTTCCAGAAAGCGATAACGATGAACAGCCAGGACACCGTGCCTTTCAGAGAG GCCATGGCACTGCTAGATCAAGCCAAGCTGGTGTTCATGTCCCTGAAGAGCAACCAGATGTTCTCGGAGTCGGAGCTGGCGGCGTGGCGCCAGAGGCACGCGGACCAGCTGCAGCAGCCGATCACGCCGGAGGGGAGAGAGGGCGGCGGCAGAGGCCCATCACGTCACGCAGCTGCGCCGCCGTTGCAGCCGTCCGCCGCCACGCCGAGGAAGAGGAGCGCCGCCGAGACGAAGAAGCAGGAGAATGCCAACACCGGAGGCGGCAACACTCCGGAGAAccagagagggaggcagcgcggtgCCAGGGAGAGCAAGGCCACGCCGCCGGGAAAGAAGGCGAGAAAAG CAGGAGCAGCAACGGCAGGCTTTAAAGGCGGCGCCGGCCCGGTGGCGACAAGGAGGCTCACTTACACCGACGAAGCTTCAGCCGATCGAGGCTGGCGGGCGATAGCGGCGACGCCGGTCTTCCAAGGCCGGCACGTTACACTCAGCGAT CAGCCGCAGGAGCAGACGTTCCGAGGCAGCCTGCAGCGCTTCGTGCGGCACGCGGGGCTCAAGGCGCGCGTGGCCGCCGAGTTCAGGACGCTCGAGTGCGTGTCGCGGGCCAGGCACAGCCCCGTGCCGCATTGCTGGAACGGCTTCGCTCCCAGCGCCGGTTTCCTCCCGCCGTCGCCTCGACCTCCGGGCGCCGCCACCCCGGAGGCGCGGCCGTCGTCGTCAGATCAGCAGGCGGCGGCACCAGAGTGCAAGCTGGAGACGGACGAGGTGCTCAAGCTCTTCGTGCTCATGGGCACGCCCGCCGCGTTCTTGAGCAGAGCCAAGAAAATGTTCGGCCATGATGAGCCAGAGGAGGAGAGCGCAGCGAAGGAGGGGCAATCGACCAAGGCTGCCTACGACGCTCGGGCGCGCGCTGACGCTGCAACGGCAGCCGAGACTGGGCACGGGAAGAAGAGCAGCGCGAGCGAGCCATCATCGGGCGCCGCGTGCGGGCCGTTCGCGCCGCCCAAGTTGGTCCCCGGCCGACTGGGCTTCGGCCAGTTCGCGGCCTCTTCAGCACGTCCGTTCAAGCTCAAGTCCAAGCCTTCGGCGTCGAATGCTTCCGGCAAGAAGAAAGTTTCGTGA
- the LOC136539978 gene encoding uncharacterized protein isoform X4, producing the protein MSGKGKRRSARLLKLEEQKNDGDSTAVCLLDPWQIIRNSISGPSARGKRKRNEEIQLQGEASCSHQEPVYAANTNNLPSQSSVGQIIEYILDELELRDRHELFAMPDDIQVTDYAELVSRPGDFATLRQKNKDGMYTALEQFENDVYMVFQKAITMNSQDTVPFREAMALLDQAKLVFMSLKSNQMFSESELAAWRQRHADQLQQPITPEGREGGGRGPSRHAAAPPLQPSAATPRKRSAAETKKQENANTGGGNTPENQRGRQRGARESKATPPGKKARKGAATAGFKGGAGPVATRRLTYTDEASADRGWRAIAATPVFQGRHVTLSDQPQEQTFRGSLQRFVRHAGLKARVAAEFRTLECVSRARHSPVPHCWNGFAPSAGFLPPSPRPPGAATPEARPSSSDQQAAAPECKLETDEVLKLFVLMGTPAAFLSRAKKMFGHDEPEEESAAKEGQSTKAAYDARARADAATAAETGHGKKSSASEPSSGAACGPFAPPKLVPGRLGFGQFAASSARPFKLKSKPSASNASGKKKVS; encoded by the exons ATGTCTGGAAAAGGGAAGAGGCGAAGTGCTAGATTGTTGAAGCTGGAGGAGCAGAAGAACGACGGCGACTCCACCGCCGTCTGCCTCCTTGATCCCTGGCAGATAATCCGGAACAGCATTTCCGGTCCGAGCGCGCgagggaaaagaaaaaggaatgAAGAAATCCAG TTGCAGGGAGAAGCTTCATGTAGCCACCAGGAGCCAGTATATGCAGCCAACACCA ATAACTTACCAAGCCAAAGCTCAGTAGGACAGATCATTGAATATATCCTCGACGAGTTGGAGCT GAGAGACAGGCATGAGTTGTTTGCAATGCCAGATGACATACAG GTGACTGATTATGCAGAGCTGGTGAGCAGGCCCGGTGACTTTGCAACATTGAGACAGAAGAACAAGGATGGCATGTACACAGCACTGGAGCAATTTGAG AACGATGTTTACATGGTGTTCCAGAAAGCGATAACGATGAACAGCCAGGACACCGTGCCTTTCAGAGAG GCCATGGCACTGCTAGATCAAGCCAAGCTGGTGTTCATGTCCCTGAAGAGCAACCAGATGTTCTCGGAGTCGGAGCTGGCGGCGTGGCGCCAGAGGCACGCGGACCAGCTGCAGCAGCCGATCACGCCGGAGGGGAGAGAGGGCGGCGGCAGAGGCCCATCACGTCACGCAGCTGCGCCGCCGTTGCAGCCGTCCGCCGCCACGCCGAGGAAGAGGAGCGCCGCCGAGACGAAGAAGCAGGAGAATGCCAACACCGGAGGCGGCAACACTCCGGAGAAccagagagggaggcagcgcggtgCCAGGGAGAGCAAGGCCACGCCGCCGGGAAAGAAGGCGAGAAAAG GAGCAGCAACGGCAGGCTTTAAAGGCGGCGCCGGCCCGGTGGCGACAAGGAGGCTCACTTACACCGACGAAGCTTCAGCCGATCGAGGCTGGCGGGCGATAGCGGCGACGCCGGTCTTCCAAGGCCGGCACGTTACACTCAGCGAT CAGCCGCAGGAGCAGACGTTCCGAGGCAGCCTGCAGCGCTTCGTGCGGCACGCGGGGCTCAAGGCGCGCGTGGCCGCCGAGTTCAGGACGCTCGAGTGCGTGTCGCGGGCCAGGCACAGCCCCGTGCCGCATTGCTGGAACGGCTTCGCTCCCAGCGCCGGTTTCCTCCCGCCGTCGCCTCGACCTCCGGGCGCCGCCACCCCGGAGGCGCGGCCGTCGTCGTCAGATCAGCAGGCGGCGGCACCAGAGTGCAAGCTGGAGACGGACGAGGTGCTCAAGCTCTTCGTGCTCATGGGCACGCCCGCCGCGTTCTTGAGCAGAGCCAAGAAAATGTTCGGCCATGATGAGCCAGAGGAGGAGAGCGCAGCGAAGGAGGGGCAATCGACCAAGGCTGCCTACGACGCTCGGGCGCGCGCTGACGCTGCAACGGCAGCCGAGACTGGGCACGGGAAGAAGAGCAGCGCGAGCGAGCCATCATCGGGCGCCGCGTGCGGGCCGTTCGCGCCGCCCAAGTTGGTCCCCGGCCGACTGGGCTTCGGCCAGTTCGCGGCCTCTTCAGCACGTCCGTTCAAGCTCAAGTCCAAGCCTTCGGCGTCGAATGCTTCCGGCAAGAAGAAAGTTTCGTGA